The sequence below is a genomic window from Thioclava nitratireducens.
ACCGCGTTCGCGGATGGCGAGGGCATCTATTACCTGAGCCATATAGATTCCGAAACTCGCTGGCTCGAAAGCGTGTCGACCGATACCGGCGAGATCGAGATGTTCGATCCGGGCGCGTCGAAGGACGCCCCCTCGTTCTCGGCGCTCTTGTCGGATGGCAAGGACGATTACGATTTCGTCACGCGGTCGAATTATCGGGGCCTGCGCCGCTATGTCGGCAGCGATGCCCTCACCGGCAACTCGCTCAGCATCGACGATGTTCCGCTCGAGACAATCACCTTCGACCTGCGCGAAGACGACCAGAACGGCCAAACCGTCGCGACCCGCACCGGCACGCAATATATCTCACGCAAGTATCGCGTGTTCTTCAGCGGTGCCGAGCGGTTCGAGAACGATCAGGGCGATGTCGTGAGTTATGACGACAGCCCGGTACGCTTCGACTTTCCCGGCGATCCCGGTTTTTCGACCGAGACGCCTGAATATGACTGCGACCTGATGATGACGGAGGCCGATCTGCGGCCCACGCGCGTCAGCCTCGCCCCCCTTTCCCGCTCTTTCTCCAAGGAGGCACTGCAATGACCAAATATGACGAAGCCTGGGTGGCCGCCGAGGAAGCGAAACGCCAGTGGATGAACGAGAATTCGCTGTGGAAGGAAGATGACGAGAAGGCGTCCTGCGGCGTCGGTCTCGTGGTGTCGATCGACGGCAAGGCCTCGCGCCGCGTCGTGGAGAACGGCATCGACGCGCTGAAGGCGATCTGGCACCGCGGCGCGGTCGATGCCGACGGCAAGACCGGCGACGGCGCGGGCATTCACGTCCAGATCCCGGCCCCCTTCTTCTACGACCAGATCCGCCGCACCGGCCACGAGCCGGACATGGAGAAAATGGTTGCCGTCGGTCAGGTCTTCCTGCCGCGCACCGATTTCGGCGCGCAGGAGCGCTGCCGCACGATCGTCGAATCCGAAGTTCTTCGGATGGGTCACTACATCTACGGCTGGCGCCACGTTCCGGTGAACACCGAAGTGCTGGGCGAGAAGGCCAACGCAACGCGTCCCGAGATCGAGCAGATCCTGATCCGCAACGACAAGGACATCGACGAGGAGCAGTTCGAGCGCGAGCTCTACATCATCCGTCGCCGCATCGAGAAAGCGGCGATCGCTGCGCAGATCAACGGGCTCTACATCTGCTCGCTGTCGACGCGCTCGATCATCTACAAAGGCATGATGCTGGCCGAGCAGGTCGCGGAATTCTATCCCGATCTGAAGGATGAGCGCTTCGAATCCGCCTTCGCGATCTATCACCAGCGCTATTCCACCAACACCTTCCCGCAGTGGTGGCTGGCGCAGCCGTTCCGGATGCTGGCGCATAACGGCGAGATCAACACGATCAAGGGCAATACCAACTGGATGAAGAGCCATGAAATCCGCATGGCCTCCTCGGCCTTCGGCGACAGCGCCGAAGACATCAAGCCGATCATCCCGGCAGGTGCGTCGGATTCCGGTGCGCTCGATGCGGTGTTCGAACTGATGGTCCGCTCGGGCCGCAACGCGCCGATGGTGAAGACCATGCTCGTGCCCGAGCCGTGGTCGAAATCCACCGATACGATGCCCTCCGCGTGGCAGGACATGTATGCCTATTGCAACGCCGTGATGGAGCCGTGGGACGGCCCCGCCGCGCTGGCGATGACCGATGGCCGCTGGGTCTGCGGCGGTCTCGACCGCAACGGCCTGCGCCCGCTGCGCTATGTCATTACCGGTGACGGCGTCCTGATCGCAGGCTCGGAAGCCGGCATGGTGCCGATCGATGAGGCGACGGTCGTGGAAAAGGGCGCGCTTGGCCCGGGTCAGATGATCGCGGTCGATATGCGCGAGGGCAAGCTCTACCACGACACCGAAATCAAGGACAAACTGGCCGCGGCACAGCCCTTCGGCGAATGGGTCGGCAAGGTTACCGATCTGAACGCGATCCTCGTGGACGTGCCGGAAGAGCCGAAATTCTCCGGCGGCACGCTGCGCAAGCGTCAAGTCGCAGCGGGCTACACGGTCGAAGAGATTGAACAGATTCTCGCGCCGATGGCAGAGGACGGCAAGGAAGCCATCGCCTCGATGGGCGACGACACGCCGCCTGCGGTTCTGTCCAAGCAATACCGTCCGCTGAGCCATTTCTTCCGTCAGAACTTCAGCCAGGTGACCAACCCGCCGATCGACTCGCTTCGTGAAAGCCGGGTGATGTCGCTCAAGACGCGCTTCGGCAACCTGAAGAACGTTCTCGACGAGGACAGCTCGCAGACCGAAATCTGGATCCTCGAAAGCCCGTTCCTCGCGAATTCCGAATTCGACCACATGCTCAAGGAATTCGGCGAGCAGGTGGCGATGATCGACTGCACCTTCCCGGCCAATGCGGATCAGGATGCGCTGCGCGAGGGTCTGACCCGGATCCGTCAGGAAGCCGAAGACGCGGTGCGCTCGGGTGCGCTGCATATCGTGCTGACCGACGAGGAGCAGGACGAGAACAAGGTCGCGATGCCGATGATCCTCGCGACCTCGGCGGTGCATAGCTGGCTGACGCAGAAAGGTCTGCGGACTTTCTGTTCGATCAACGTCCGCTCGGCGGAATGTATCGACCCGCATTACTTCGCGGTGCTGATCGGCTCGGGCGCGACCACAGTGAACGCCTATCTCGCGCAGGACACGATCGCCGACCGGATCGACCGTGGGCTGCTGAGCGGCTCGCTCGTCGATGCGATGCGCAAGTATCGCGATGCGATCGACGCCGGTCTGCTGAAGATCATGTCGAAGATGGGGATCTCGGTGATTTCCTCCTATCGCGGCGGTCTCAACTTCGAAGCCGTGGGTCTGTCGCGCGCGATGGTCGCGGAATATTTCCCCGGCATGCACTCGCGCATCTCCGGCATCGGTCTGCACGGCATCCAGCACGCGCTGGAAGGCGTGCATGCGAAGGGCTGGAAAGGCGGTCAGGACGTGCTGCCGATCGGCGGCTTCTACAAGGCGCGCCGCACCGGCGAAAGCCACGCCTGGGGTGCGCAGTCGATGCACATGCTGCAATCGGCCTGTAACCGCGCGAGCTATGACCTGTGGAAGCAGTATTCCGCGATGATGCGGGCGAACCCGCCGATCCACATCCGCGACATGCTGGACATCAAGTCGCTGGGCAAGCCGGTGCCGATCGAAGAGGTCGAGTCGATCACCTCGATCCGTAAGCGTTTCGTGACGCCGGGCATGTCGTTGGGCGCGCTTTCGCCCGAGGCGCACAAGCTCCTGAACGTCGCGATGAACCGGATCGGCGCGAAATCGGACTCGGGTGAAGGCGGCGAAGACCCGGCGCATTTCGTGCCCGAGCCGAACGGCGACAACCCGTCGGCGAAGATCAAGCAGGTGGCGTCGGGCCGTTTCGGTGTCACCGCCGAATACCTCAACCACTGCGAAGAGCTTGAGATCAAGGTCGCTCAGGGTGCCAAGCCCGGTGAAGGCGGCCAGCTTCCGGGGATGAAAGTCACCGACCTGATCGCGCGTCTGCGGCACTCGACCAAGGGCGTGACCCTGATCTCGCCGCCGCCGCACCACGACATCTACTCGATCGAAGACCTCGCGCAGCTGATCTACGACCTCAAGCAGATCAACCCGAAGGTCAAAGTGACGGTGAAGCTGGTGGCGTCCTCGGGCGTCGGCACGATTGCGGCCGGTGTCGCGAAGGCGAAGGCCGATATCATCCTGATCTCGGGCCACAACGGCGGCACGGGCGCATCGCCCGCGACCTCGATCAAATATGCCGGTCTCCCGTGGGAGATGGGTCTGACCGAGGCGCATCAGGTTCTCGCGATGAACAACCTGCGCGAACGCGTCACGCTGCGGACCGATGGCGGTCTGCGCACGGGGCGTGACATCGTGATGGCGGCAATGATGGGGGCCGAGGAATACGGCATCGGCACTGCCGCCCTGATCGCGATGGGCTGCATCATGGTCCGTCAGTGTCAGTCGAACACCTGCCCGGTGGGCGTCTGCACCCAGGATCCGGAGCTGCGCGCCAAGTTCACCGGCACCGCGGACAAGGTGGTGAACCTCATCACCTTCTACGCTCAGGAAGTTCGCGAAATCCTCGCCTCGATCGGTGCGCGTTCGCTCGACGAGGTGATCGGTCGCGCCGATCTTCTCAGCCAGGTGAGCCGCGGGTCGGCGCATCTCGACGATCTGGATCTCAATCCGCTCCTGATCACCGTCGATGGCTGGGACAAGATCGTCTACGACCGCTCGAAGCCGCGTAACTGGGTTTCGGACACGCTCGACGCCGAGATCATCAAGGACGGTCACCGCTTCTTCGAGGATGGCGAGAAGATGCAGCTCTCCTACGCGGTGCGCAACACGCTGCGCACCATCGGGACGCGCGCCTCTTCGCACATCGTGAAGAACTTCGGGATGCGCAACGCGCTGCAATCGGACCACCTGACGGTGAAGCTGACCGGCTCCTGCGGTCAGTCGCTGGGCGCCTTCGCGGCCCCGGGTCTGAAGATCGAAGTGTCGGGCGATGCCAACGACTATGTCGGTAAAGGTCTCTCGGGTGGCATGATCGTCGTCCGTCCGCCCATGGCTTCGCCGCTGGTGGCCTCCGAGAACACGATCATCGGCAACACCGTGCTTTACGGCGCGACCGAGGGTTACCTCTTCGCGGCGGGCCGCGCAGGCGAGCGCTTCGCGGTGCGTAACTCGGGTGCGAAAGTGGTGATCGAGGGCTGCGGCTCCAACGGTTGCGAATACATGACCGGCGGCGTCGCGGTGATCCTCGGCTCGATCGGCCCGAACTTCGGTGCGGGCATGACCGGCGGCATGGCCTATCTCTACGATCCGGACAATACGGCGGAAGAGCTGATCAATCTCGAAAGCCTCGTCACCTGCGGGCTGGGCCACGAGCATTGGGAAGCCGAGCTGAAAGGCCTGATCGAGCGTCACGTCGCCGAAACGGGATCGCGCAAAGGCGCAGATATTCTCCAGCACTGGGAGACCGAGAAGGCCAACTTCCTGCAGGTCTGCCCGAAGGAAATGCTGGCGCATCTGTCCTATCCGCTCAGCGACGAGCCGCAGGCAGTGCCGGCGGAATAAGGGAACCCACCCCCTCACGGAACCGTTTCAAAGGGCGAGACAGATGTCTCGCCCTTTGTTCTGTCTGGAGGTAACGATGTCCGAATTACTGGTGATGGCGCATGAAACGGAAGCCGCCGGTTTCGCGATGCGCGAGGAACTGACCGCCCTCGAGAAAGAGGGATTTTTCCGGTCGCAGGACATTGTCGTCGTGACCCGCGAGCAAAGCGGCGCGGTCCGGGTCCATGAGAACAGCAATACGGTCGCCCTCGGCGCGATCGGCGGCGCG
It includes:
- the gltB gene encoding glutamate synthase large subunit; translated protein: MTKYDEAWVAAEEAKRQWMNENSLWKEDDEKASCGVGLVVSIDGKASRRVVENGIDALKAIWHRGAVDADGKTGDGAGIHVQIPAPFFYDQIRRTGHEPDMEKMVAVGQVFLPRTDFGAQERCRTIVESEVLRMGHYIYGWRHVPVNTEVLGEKANATRPEIEQILIRNDKDIDEEQFERELYIIRRRIEKAAIAAQINGLYICSLSTRSIIYKGMMLAEQVAEFYPDLKDERFESAFAIYHQRYSTNTFPQWWLAQPFRMLAHNGEINTIKGNTNWMKSHEIRMASSAFGDSAEDIKPIIPAGASDSGALDAVFELMVRSGRNAPMVKTMLVPEPWSKSTDTMPSAWQDMYAYCNAVMEPWDGPAALAMTDGRWVCGGLDRNGLRPLRYVITGDGVLIAGSEAGMVPIDEATVVEKGALGPGQMIAVDMREGKLYHDTEIKDKLAAAQPFGEWVGKVTDLNAILVDVPEEPKFSGGTLRKRQVAAGYTVEEIEQILAPMAEDGKEAIASMGDDTPPAVLSKQYRPLSHFFRQNFSQVTNPPIDSLRESRVMSLKTRFGNLKNVLDEDSSQTEIWILESPFLANSEFDHMLKEFGEQVAMIDCTFPANADQDALREGLTRIRQEAEDAVRSGALHIVLTDEEQDENKVAMPMILATSAVHSWLTQKGLRTFCSINVRSAECIDPHYFAVLIGSGATTVNAYLAQDTIADRIDRGLLSGSLVDAMRKYRDAIDAGLLKIMSKMGISVISSYRGGLNFEAVGLSRAMVAEYFPGMHSRISGIGLHGIQHALEGVHAKGWKGGQDVLPIGGFYKARRTGESHAWGAQSMHMLQSACNRASYDLWKQYSAMMRANPPIHIRDMLDIKSLGKPVPIEEVESITSIRKRFVTPGMSLGALSPEAHKLLNVAMNRIGAKSDSGEGGEDPAHFVPEPNGDNPSAKIKQVASGRFGVTAEYLNHCEELEIKVAQGAKPGEGGQLPGMKVTDLIARLRHSTKGVTLISPPPHHDIYSIEDLAQLIYDLKQINPKVKVTVKLVASSGVGTIAAGVAKAKADIILISGHNGGTGASPATSIKYAGLPWEMGLTEAHQVLAMNNLRERVTLRTDGGLRTGRDIVMAAMMGAEEYGIGTAALIAMGCIMVRQCQSNTCPVGVCTQDPELRAKFTGTADKVVNLITFYAQEVREILASIGARSLDEVIGRADLLSQVSRGSAHLDDLDLNPLLITVDGWDKIVYDRSKPRNWVSDTLDAEIIKDGHRFFEDGEKMQLSYAVRNTLRTIGTRASSHIVKNFGMRNALQSDHLTVKLTGSCGQSLGAFAAPGLKIEVSGDANDYVGKGLSGGMIVVRPPMASPLVASENTIIGNTVLYGATEGYLFAAGRAGERFAVRNSGAKVVIEGCGSNGCEYMTGGVAVILGSIGPNFGAGMTGGMAYLYDPDNTAEELINLESLVTCGLGHEHWEAELKGLIERHVAETGSRKGADILQHWETEKANFLQVCPKEMLAHLSYPLSDEPQAVPAE